A window from Luteibacter flocculans encodes these proteins:
- a CDS encoding sodium:calcium antiporter encodes MLLTCFLFLVSAGAIYFACEYFVNGVEWFGRKLNLGSTTTGTVLAAFGTALPESAVTFVAVMFGKSPEARDIGVGAALGGPLVLATIAYAVVGFALYAGRKRLKRQDTRIRVDHRRLARDQSWFLAIFLVKLGLGLVAFAWKPWLGVLFLAAYAFYVWREMRDDTSGPEDEELEPLTFRRHEADPAMGWVVLQTGLALLVIAVASRTFVWQLESLGTFFNLSPHIVALVLSPVATELPETVNALIWVRQGKERLALANISGAMMIQATIPSSLALFATPWLFDTPLVVAGVITAVAIIVLWAMFRRGAVEARWLMPIGALYGVFALFVAWWFGGR; translated from the coding sequence ATGCTGCTGACGTGCTTCCTGTTCCTGGTGTCTGCCGGGGCCATCTATTTCGCCTGCGAATACTTCGTCAACGGTGTCGAATGGTTTGGGCGCAAGCTCAACCTCGGCTCGACCACCACCGGTACGGTGCTGGCCGCCTTCGGTACGGCCTTGCCGGAAAGCGCCGTGACCTTTGTGGCCGTCATGTTCGGGAAGAGTCCCGAGGCCCGCGACATCGGCGTCGGTGCGGCGCTCGGCGGCCCACTGGTGCTGGCTACCATCGCCTATGCGGTCGTCGGATTCGCTTTATATGCAGGTCGCAAGCGCCTGAAGCGACAGGACACACGGATTCGTGTGGACCACCGGCGGCTTGCCCGTGATCAGTCCTGGTTCCTCGCGATCTTTCTCGTGAAGCTGGGCCTCGGCCTAGTGGCCTTCGCGTGGAAGCCGTGGCTGGGCGTGCTGTTCCTGGCCGCGTATGCCTTCTACGTGTGGCGGGAAATGCGCGACGACACCAGCGGCCCGGAAGACGAGGAACTCGAACCGCTCACATTCCGCCGGCACGAGGCCGATCCGGCGATGGGCTGGGTGGTATTGCAGACCGGGCTGGCGCTGCTCGTGATCGCGGTCGCGTCGCGCACCTTCGTCTGGCAGTTGGAGTCGCTCGGTACCTTCTTCAACTTATCGCCACACATCGTCGCGCTGGTGCTGAGTCCGGTCGCGACGGAACTGCCCGAAACGGTGAACGCTTTGATCTGGGTACGTCAGGGCAAGGAGCGGCTGGCACTGGCCAACATCTCGGGCGCCATGATGATCCAGGCGACTATTCCCAGTTCGCTGGCGCTGTTTGCCACGCCGTGGCTGTTCGATACGCCGCTGGTGGTGGCGGGCGTCATCACTGCTGTCGCCATCATCGTGCTCTGGGCCATGTTCCGCCGGGGCGCGGTCGAAGCCCGCTGGCTGATGCCAATCGGAGCGCTCTACGGTGTGTTCGCCCTGTTCGTGGCGTGGTGGTTCGGGGGGCGGTGA
- the dnaJ gene encoding molecular chaperone DnaJ — protein MSSSKRDYYEILGVERTVTEGDLKKTFRRVAMKYHPDRNPEPEALEKFKEAKEAYDVLSDAQKRAAYDQYGHAAFEGGGFGRGHGAGFGDVGDIFGDIFGDIFGGGGGRQRARRGADLRYMMDLDLEEAVFGIEKKIDIPTQVNCHHCNGTGSEDGKVSTCTTCNGHGRVRMQNGIFSIQQACPTCHGSGQKVDKPCKKCHGEGRLEEERTLSVRIPAGVDNGDRIRLTGQGEAGPAGAPAGDLYVEVRVREHPIFQRDGSDLYCEMPIRFAQAALGTELMVPTLEGEVPVSVPPETQTGQQFRLRGRGVKSVRGGRTGDLICTVVVETPVRLTKEQRDLLQQLEVTFVGEDAAKHTPRSNTFMDGVKEFWSRVTS, from the coding sequence ATGAGCAGCAGCAAGCGCGACTACTACGAAATTCTCGGTGTCGAACGCACCGTGACCGAGGGTGACCTCAAGAAGACCTTTCGTCGCGTCGCGATGAAGTATCACCCCGATCGCAATCCGGAACCGGAGGCGCTCGAGAAATTCAAGGAAGCCAAGGAAGCCTACGACGTCCTGTCCGACGCGCAGAAGCGCGCCGCGTACGACCAGTACGGACACGCCGCCTTCGAAGGCGGTGGCTTCGGCCGCGGCCATGGCGCCGGGTTCGGCGACGTGGGGGATATCTTCGGCGACATCTTTGGCGACATCTTTGGCGGTGGCGGCGGTCGCCAGCGTGCGCGCCGTGGCGCCGACCTGCGCTACATGATGGATCTCGATCTCGAGGAAGCCGTGTTCGGCATCGAGAAGAAGATCGACATTCCCACCCAGGTGAACTGCCACCATTGCAACGGCACGGGTTCGGAAGACGGCAAAGTCTCCACCTGTACGACGTGCAACGGCCATGGCCGTGTGCGCATGCAGAACGGCATCTTCTCCATCCAGCAGGCGTGCCCGACCTGTCACGGCTCCGGTCAGAAGGTCGACAAGCCGTGCAAGAAGTGCCACGGCGAAGGGCGCCTCGAAGAAGAACGCACCCTGTCGGTGCGTATTCCGGCGGGCGTGGATAACGGCGATCGCATCCGTCTTACCGGGCAGGGCGAAGCCGGTCCGGCTGGTGCGCCGGCGGGAGATCTCTACGTAGAAGTGCGCGTGCGCGAGCATCCGATCTTCCAGCGCGACGGTTCCGACCTGTACTGCGAGATGCCGATCCGCTTCGCTCAGGCCGCGCTTGGGACGGAGCTGATGGTGCCGACGCTGGAAGGCGAGGTGCCGGTGAGCGTGCCGCCGGAAACGCAGACAGGTCAGCAGTTCCGCCTGCGCGGGCGCGGCGTGAAGTCGGTGCGCGGCGGGCGCACGGGCGATCTCATTTGCACCGTGGTCGTCGAGACGCCGGTTCGCCTGACCAAGGAGCAACGCGACCTGCTGCAGCAGTTGGAAGTTACGTTCGTCGGCGAGGACGCCGCGAAGCACACGCCGCGCTCCAACACGTTCATGGATGGCGTGAAAGAGTTCTGGTCGCGCGTGACGTCGTAA
- the hrcA gene encoding heat-inducible transcriptional repressor HrcA translates to MNPFTGHDIDARARRLLRTLISQYLSDGEPVGSRTLARSSGLEVSPATIRNIMADLEEAGLVASPHTSAGRVPTPRGLRLFVDSLLELKPLPRDEMARLQGSLPPHQTTTRDLLGNVSNLLSAMTHFAGVVTVPRQGDFPLRHIDFVSLPDARVLVILVFSDNQVQNRVIQLARPIGASELEQAANYLNAQFAGFRLADIRAHLASELREAGGELNRMLASVVELATASFAPDEDADDVLVSGQTNLMGYAELADIDRLRDLFDAFQQKRDLLQLMEMCVKAPGVRLFIGEESGFSALDGCSIVTATYGTNGRMLGAVGVIGPTRMAYERVIPVVQATAGLLSDALNRAAATS, encoded by the coding sequence ATGAATCCGTTTACCGGTCACGACATCGATGCTCGCGCGCGCCGGCTGCTGCGGACCCTGATTTCCCAATACCTTTCGGATGGCGAGCCAGTCGGCTCACGCACGCTGGCGCGTTCGTCGGGTCTGGAAGTGAGCCCAGCCACCATCCGGAACATCATGGCCGACCTCGAGGAGGCCGGGCTGGTCGCATCGCCGCATACCTCGGCCGGTCGGGTGCCTACGCCGCGCGGCCTGCGTCTTTTCGTGGACAGCCTGCTCGAACTCAAGCCGCTGCCACGCGACGAGATGGCGCGCCTGCAGGGCAGCCTGCCGCCGCACCAGACCACCACGCGCGATCTCCTGGGCAACGTCTCGAACCTGCTTTCGGCGATGACCCATTTCGCTGGCGTGGTCACCGTGCCGCGCCAGGGCGATTTCCCCCTGCGCCATATCGACTTCGTTTCCCTGCCGGATGCCCGCGTACTGGTGATCCTGGTGTTCTCGGACAACCAGGTGCAGAACCGGGTGATCCAGCTTGCGCGTCCGATCGGCGCCAGCGAACTTGAGCAGGCGGCCAATTACCTCAACGCGCAGTTCGCCGGCTTCCGGCTGGCGGACATCCGCGCGCACCTAGCCAGCGAATTGCGCGAGGCAGGCGGCGAACTCAATCGCATGCTTGCCAGCGTGGTGGAACTGGCCACGGCTTCGTTCGCCCCGGACGAAGACGCCGACGACGTGCTGGTCAGCGGCCAGACCAACCTCATGGGGTACGCCGAACTGGCCGATATCGACCGGCTGCGCGACCTCTTCGACGCCTTCCAGCAGAAGCGCGATCTGCTTCAGTTGATGGAAATGTGCGTCAAGGCGCCCGGCGTGCGCCTGTTCATCGGAGAGGAATCCGGATTCTCGGCCCTGGACGGCTGCAGCATCGTCACCGCCACCTACGGCACCAACGGCCGCATGCTCGGCGCTGTCGGAGTTATTGGACCGACGCGTATGGCATATGAGCGGGTGATCCCCGTGGTCCAAGCCACGGCCGGATTGCTCAGCGACGCCTTGAATCGCGCCGCGGCGACCTCATAA
- a CDS encoding MASE1 domain-containing sensor histidine kinase, producing the protein MRLQPRFAGPLFALAYAVAWVMLWPTEQPYWVLPFGLRFGALLLMRTRDWAWILGAEIVASAFCEWRSGLPIGGAGFVLGDAPEPLTVAACLWLLRRAHLHASLSTPEDVARLLLSAMVTATVATAGNAAMMASMHPAAPVEMLGTTFGSDLLGNYLGVLLVVPVMVLVFRERPTQASMAELLLDGLLVMLPSLAILITLAEYSPQPQFARVLSLAPVLFFAFRHGWRGAGLAMLITSVGLNVTEDMIGRGAPTAAAHLFLAVAGTGTLMLGAATDALRRSSERVAQQNTHLAAANQRLDQLARQLRDAARGNLQAEENLRRHMAAELHDELGQNLTAIQTHLKLAQSRLGSAGMEDIGTSINGILGHMRKALHRMLDSLRPSVLDEFGLLRALDEGPIRDMLTAAGITYVTDLRGEPRLLDEDTLTAIYRVVQESATNVVRHSGASRMTLRLRIGLRDSGPVAILDIRDNGTGLSSAPPARHRSDGGGRGLQGMSDRITALGGLFRIRPEPVGLHLRVLLRSTSIGSGIGNFPIAGE; encoded by the coding sequence ATGCGACTACAACCCCGCTTCGCCGGCCCCCTCTTTGCCCTTGCCTACGCTGTTGCGTGGGTCATGCTGTGGCCGACGGAGCAGCCTTATTGGGTGCTGCCCTTCGGCCTGCGTTTCGGTGCGCTGCTGTTGATGCGAACGCGCGACTGGGCGTGGATTCTCGGTGCGGAAATCGTCGCCAGCGCCTTCTGCGAGTGGCGCAGCGGCCTGCCTATCGGCGGCGCTGGTTTCGTGCTGGGCGACGCTCCCGAACCCCTCACCGTAGCGGCCTGCCTGTGGCTGTTGCGTCGGGCGCACCTGCACGCCAGCCTCAGTACGCCGGAAGACGTGGCGCGTCTGCTGCTGTCGGCCATGGTCACGGCCACGGTCGCCACCGCGGGCAACGCCGCGATGATGGCCTCCATGCACCCCGCCGCCCCGGTGGAAATGCTTGGCACCACCTTCGGTAGCGATCTACTTGGCAATTACCTGGGCGTGCTGCTGGTCGTGCCGGTGATGGTGCTGGTCTTCCGCGAGCGCCCCACGCAAGCCTCCATGGCAGAGCTGCTGCTCGATGGCTTGTTGGTGATGCTGCCCTCGCTGGCCATTCTGATCACCCTGGCGGAGTACTCGCCGCAACCACAGTTCGCCCGCGTGCTTTCCCTCGCGCCCGTGCTGTTCTTCGCGTTCCGCCATGGCTGGCGCGGTGCCGGTCTGGCGATGCTGATCACCAGCGTGGGTCTCAATGTCACCGAGGACATGATCGGTCGCGGCGCGCCCACGGCCGCGGCCCACCTGTTCCTCGCCGTCGCCGGCACGGGCACGCTGATGCTCGGCGCCGCCACCGATGCGCTACGCCGCAGCAGCGAGCGCGTGGCGCAACAGAACACCCACCTGGCGGCCGCGAACCAGCGCCTCGATCAACTGGCCCGCCAGCTACGCGACGCGGCGCGCGGCAATCTGCAGGCCGAAGAAAACCTGCGTCGGCACATGGCCGCCGAACTGCACGACGAACTGGGCCAGAACCTCACGGCCATCCAGACCCACCTCAAGCTGGCACAGAGCCGGCTCGGCAGTGCGGGCATGGAGGACATCGGCACGTCGATCAACGGCATCCTCGGCCACATGCGCAAGGCGCTGCACCGCATGCTCGACAGCCTGCGGCCTTCGGTTCTGGACGAGTTCGGCCTGCTGCGCGCGCTGGACGAAGGCCCGATCCGCGACATGCTGACCGCCGCCGGCATCACCTACGTGACCGACCTCCGTGGCGAGCCTCGTCTGCTGGACGAGGACACCCTTACCGCGATCTACCGCGTGGTGCAGGAAAGCGCGACCAACGTGGTTCGCCATTCCGGGGCCAGCCGGATGACACTGCGCCTACGCATCGGCCTGCGCGACAGTGGCCCCGTGGCGATCCTGGACATCCGCGACAACGGCACCGGGCTTTCGTCCGCGCCGCCCGCCCGTCATCGCAGCGATGGCGGCGGGCGTGGACTGCAAGGCATGAGCGACCGCATCACCGCACTTGGCGGTCTCTTCCGCATTCGGCCGGAGCCTGTAGGACTTCACCTACGCGTGCTGCTGCGCAGCACAAGTATCGGATCCGGCATAGGAAATTTTCCAATAGCCGGAGAGTGA
- the dnaK gene encoding molecular chaperone DnaK produces the protein MAKIIGIDLGTTNSCVAVMEGSTARVIENAEGDRTTPSIVAFTKDNEVLVGAPAKRQSVTNPKNTFYAVKRLIGRKFTDAEVQKDIKIVPYGIVAHDNGDAWVQTADGKKMAPQEVSAKVLMKMKKTAEDFLGEPVTEAVITVPAYFNDSQRQATKDAGKIAGLDVKRIINEPTAAALAYGLDKTATGDRKIAVYDLGGGTFDVSIIEIANVDGEKQFEVLATNGDTFLGGEDFDNRVIDYLVEEFKKEQGIDLRQDQLALQRLKDAAERAKIELSSSHQTDVNLPYVTADASGPKHLNIKLTRAKLESLVEDLVKRTIDPCRTALNDAGLRVSDINEVILVGGQTRMPKVQEAVKDFFGKEARKDVNPDEAVAVGAAIQGGVLGGSVKDVLLLDVTPLSLGIETMGGVMTKLIEKNTTVPTKASQVFSTADDNQTAVTVHVLQGERERASANKSLGKFDLQGIRPAPRGTPQIEVTFDIDANGILHVSAKDKDTGKEQKIEIKAGSGLSDDEIQRMVADAEANREDDRKFHELVQVRNKADQLVHATRSQLKEHGGKIPAEQLASIDSAVSDLEKVKDGDDKGAIEAKIANLEQVAQSLAAAAQAGGAQDASGQSAPGGGSAQPDDVVDAEFTEVKDDKK, from the coding sequence ATGGCCAAGATCATCGGCATCGACCTCGGTACGACCAACTCCTGCGTTGCAGTGATGGAAGGTTCGACCGCGCGCGTCATCGAGAACGCGGAGGGCGATCGCACTACGCCGTCCATCGTCGCGTTCACCAAGGACAACGAGGTTCTGGTCGGCGCGCCGGCCAAGCGTCAGAGCGTCACCAATCCCAAGAACACCTTCTACGCGGTGAAGCGCCTCATCGGCCGCAAGTTCACCGACGCGGAAGTCCAGAAGGACATCAAGATCGTCCCCTACGGCATCGTCGCGCACGATAACGGCGACGCGTGGGTGCAGACCGCTGACGGCAAGAAGATGGCCCCGCAGGAAGTCTCCGCGAAGGTCCTCATGAAGATGAAGAAGACGGCCGAGGACTTCCTGGGCGAGCCGGTGACCGAAGCGGTCATCACTGTGCCGGCCTACTTCAACGACAGCCAGCGTCAGGCCACGAAGGACGCCGGCAAGATCGCCGGTCTCGACGTCAAGCGCATCATCAACGAGCCGACGGCGGCCGCGCTGGCCTATGGCCTCGACAAGACCGCCACGGGCGACCGCAAGATCGCCGTGTACGACCTCGGCGGCGGCACCTTTGACGTGTCGATCATCGAGATCGCCAACGTCGACGGCGAGAAGCAGTTCGAAGTGCTGGCGACCAACGGCGACACCTTCCTGGGTGGCGAAGACTTCGACAACCGCGTCATCGACTATCTCGTCGAAGAGTTCAAGAAGGAGCAGGGCATCGACCTGCGCCAGGACCAGCTCGCGCTGCAGCGTCTGAAGGACGCCGCCGAGCGCGCGAAGATCGAACTCTCGTCCTCGCATCAGACCGACGTGAACCTGCCGTACGTCACTGCCGACGCCTCGGGTCCGAAGCACCTCAACATCAAGCTGACCCGCGCCAAGCTCGAGTCGCTGGTGGAAGACCTGGTCAAGCGCACGATCGATCCGTGCCGCACCGCGCTCAACGACGCCGGCCTGCGTGTGTCGGACATCAACGAGGTGATCCTCGTCGGTGGTCAGACCCGCATGCCGAAGGTGCAGGAAGCCGTGAAGGACTTCTTCGGCAAGGAAGCGCGCAAGGACGTCAACCCGGATGAAGCCGTCGCCGTGGGCGCCGCGATCCAGGGCGGCGTGCTGGGTGGTTCGGTGAAGGACGTGCTGCTGCTCGACGTGACCCCGCTGTCGCTCGGTATCGAGACGATGGGCGGTGTGATGACCAAGCTGATCGAGAAGAACACCACCGTGCCGACCAAGGCGTCGCAGGTGTTCTCCACCGCCGACGACAACCAGACCGCGGTCACCGTGCACGTACTGCAGGGCGAGCGCGAGCGCGCCAGCGCCAACAAGTCGCTCGGCAAGTTCGATCTGCAGGGCATTCGTCCGGCACCGCGCGGCACGCCGCAGATCGAGGTCACCTTTGACATCGACGCCAACGGCATCCTGCATGTGTCGGCGAAGGACAAGGACACCGGCAAGGAACAGAAGATCGAGATCAAGGCCGGCTCCGGCCTCTCGGACGACGAGATCCAGCGCATGGTGGCCGACGCCGAAGCCAATCGCGAGGACGACCGCAAGTTCCACGAACTCGTGCAGGTGCGCAACAAGGCCGATCAGCTCGTCCATGCCACGCGCAGCCAGCTGAAGGAGCACGGCGGCAAGATCCCGGCCGAGCAGTTGGCCAGCATCGACAGCGCCGTCTCCGATCTGGAGAAGGTGAAGGACGGCGACGACAAGGGCGCCATCGAAGCCAAGATCGCCAACCTCGAGCAGGTCGCCCAGTCGCTCGCCGCGGCGGCCCAGGCCGGCGGTGCGCAGGACGCTTCGGGTCAGTCGGCACCGGGCGGCGGTTCGGCCCAGCCGGACGACGTGGTCGACGCCGAGTTCACCGAAGTCAAGGACGACAAGAAGTAA
- a CDS encoding response regulator transcription factor, whose protein sequence is MPRIVLVDDHAIVREGFKRLIELEPDLDVVAEARNADEAVEAVTQHRPDLVAVDLTLPDGSGLPLIEHLGSISPGMKIVVLSMHDGEPYVSEALRRGARGYVTKGVAPEELVAAVRSVLSGEQYLSSDLRQRRSGRPSTDLDPFNRLTAREREVFLLLAAGRAPKQVAAELGIGQKTIYIHRAAVMNKLNAGSELDLYRMAQERGLIRT, encoded by the coding sequence ATGCCAAGAATCGTCCTAGTAGATGACCACGCTATTGTCCGTGAGGGTTTCAAACGGCTCATCGAGCTGGAACCCGACCTGGACGTCGTCGCCGAAGCACGTAACGCCGATGAGGCGGTAGAGGCGGTGACCCAGCACCGGCCCGACCTCGTGGCCGTGGATCTAACGCTTCCCGATGGCAGTGGCCTGCCGTTGATCGAGCATCTGGGCAGCATTTCGCCGGGCATGAAGATCGTAGTGCTGAGCATGCACGACGGCGAGCCTTACGTATCCGAAGCCTTGCGGCGCGGTGCACGGGGCTACGTCACCAAGGGCGTGGCGCCGGAGGAGCTCGTGGCGGCCGTGCGTTCGGTGCTCAGTGGCGAGCAATACTTGAGCTCCGACCTGCGCCAGCGGCGTTCGGGTCGACCGTCGACAGATCTTGACCCGTTCAACCGGCTCACCGCCCGCGAGCGGGAAGTGTTCCTGCTTCTGGCTGCCGGTCGCGCGCCGAAACAGGTAGCCGCGGAGCTGGGCATCGGCCAGAAGACGATCTACATCCATCGTGCCGCGGTCATGAACAAGCTCAACGCAGGGTCCGAGCTGGACCTCTATCGGATGGCTCAGGAGCGGGGCCTCATCCGGACCTGA
- the grpE gene encoding nucleotide exchange factor GrpE has translation MQNNDPHVPDPAQDGTAEHGVNADLDALTAKLGALENELAQARETVLRERAEIENQRRRLQRDLDQARRFANEKLLGDLLPVYDGIVLGLANESADAKTLREGLELTLKQLEKVTQANGLSVVDPLHQPFNPDHHQAISSVESNEHAPGTVVAVVQKGFVLNDRLLRPALVAVVRDN, from the coding sequence ATGCAGAACAACGATCCCCATGTGCCGGATCCGGCGCAGGATGGTACGGCGGAGCACGGCGTGAACGCCGACCTCGACGCCCTTACCGCGAAGCTGGGCGCCCTCGAGAACGAGCTGGCGCAGGCGCGCGAGACGGTGCTGCGCGAGCGCGCCGAAATTGAGAACCAGCGCCGCCGCCTGCAGCGTGACCTCGATCAGGCTCGCCGTTTCGCCAACGAGAAGTTGCTCGGCGACCTGCTCCCGGTCTACGACGGCATCGTTCTGGGCCTGGCCAATGAATCGGCCGATGCGAAGACCTTGCGCGAAGGCCTCGAACTCACACTCAAGCAGTTGGAGAAGGTCACCCAGGCCAACGGCCTGAGCGTGGTCGATCCGCTGCATCAGCCGTTCAACCCGGACCACCACCAGGCCATCAGCTCGGTCGAGTCGAACGAGCATGCGCCGGGCACCGTCGTGGCCGTGGTGCAGAAGGGCTTCGTGCTCAACGATCGTCTGCTGCGTCCGGCGCTCGTCGCCGTGGTGCGCGACAACTGA
- the dapB gene encoding 4-hydroxy-tetrahydrodipicolinate reductase, which translates to MSRPVRLAISGASGRMGLALLDLARDDKRFELVRAIVSPSSGRLGKAVYGDVSPMRFADWSGDGDVDVVIDFSGPDGLLAAIERCEASGAALVTGTTGLSPAIEERLAKAGESIAVLRAANFSLGVAVLTRLLREAAAALPGWDLDIVEAHHDRKEDAPSGTALALGHAAAAGRGATLDELAVYAREGRTGPRKAGTIGFAVVRGGDIVGEHQALLMGQGERIELGHRATDRSIFARGALEAAAWITGRAPGAWTIEDVIAAKV; encoded by the coding sequence ATGTCCCGACCCGTCCGTCTCGCGATCAGCGGCGCCTCCGGCCGCATGGGGCTTGCACTGTTGGACCTTGCGCGCGATGACAAACGTTTCGAACTTGTGCGTGCCATTGTCTCGCCGTCGTCGGGTCGTTTGGGCAAAGCGGTGTATGGCGACGTTTCCCCCATGCGCTTCGCGGACTGGTCCGGCGACGGCGATGTGGACGTGGTCATCGACTTCAGTGGTCCGGACGGCTTGCTCGCCGCAATCGAGCGTTGCGAGGCGAGCGGCGCGGCCCTCGTCACCGGAACTACCGGCTTGTCGCCGGCCATTGAGGAGCGCCTCGCCAAGGCCGGGGAAAGCATCGCGGTGCTGCGCGCGGCGAATTTCAGCCTCGGTGTCGCCGTGCTTACGCGCCTGCTGCGCGAAGCGGCCGCGGCACTGCCGGGCTGGGACCTCGATATCGTCGAGGCGCATCACGATCGCAAGGAAGACGCTCCCTCCGGCACGGCGCTCGCGCTGGGCCACGCGGCGGCTGCGGGACGCGGCGCCACGCTGGATGAACTGGCCGTCTATGCGCGCGAGGGGCGCACTGGTCCGCGCAAGGCTGGCACGATCGGTTTTGCGGTAGTGCGCGGCGGCGACATCGTCGGCGAGCATCAGGCACTGCTGATGGGCCAGGGCGAGCGCATCGAGCTTGGTCACCGAGCCACGGATCGCTCGATCTTCGCACGTGGTGCGCTCGAAGCGGCCGCCTGGATCACCGGCCGCGCGCCCGGCGCGTGGACTATCGAGGATGTGATCGCAGCGAAGGTGTAA
- the recN gene encoding DNA repair protein RecN, whose product MLTSLYVRQFAVVEEAEVAFGPGLTVVSGETGAGKSLLVDALMLLAGARADSGMVRAGSDRAELAAEFDLAGLPEATAWLRQEELDDGDTCQLRRVIRTEGSSRGWINGRPASLAQMSALAALIVEIHGQHEHQALLSRQHQMALLDAYAGNEERLARVRDTARAWRDTVARIRTLSGGDDRDRQIELLAHELEELDRWALAPAALEELETQHRRLANAGRLAEGANGVVEMLDGESEFAIGRALLRAHAELSRLAELDATLAPTLELLDSAQIQVGEAVDGLGRYAQDVELDPERLAEVDTHLSHLHELSRRYRLPIEELTAKADELRERLAELEGAGDALDRLGKERDRLRKAYDEAASDLSAARRDAAARLGQAVAGLMGELGMSGGRLEVTLEPAEGDDPDPQGRERCELLVSANPGQPPRPLRKVASGGELARISLAIEVATLGNDNIGCMIFDEVDTGIGGAVAEVVGQKLRALGERVQVMCVTHLPQVAAQGHAHLRVAKESDGEATRTRIHALDANGRRDELSRMLGGVEITKETRAHAKKMLDRAQG is encoded by the coding sequence ATGCTCACCTCGCTCTACGTCCGCCAGTTCGCCGTCGTCGAAGAAGCCGAGGTCGCCTTCGGCCCCGGCCTCACCGTGGTCAGCGGCGAGACCGGTGCCGGCAAGTCGCTGCTGGTGGATGCGCTGATGCTCCTGGCCGGTGCCCGGGCCGACAGCGGCATGGTGCGCGCCGGTTCCGACCGCGCCGAACTGGCAGCCGAGTTCGATCTTGCAGGTCTTCCGGAAGCCACCGCCTGGCTGCGCCAGGAGGAACTGGACGACGGCGATACCTGCCAGTTGCGCCGCGTGATCCGTACCGAGGGCAGCTCACGCGGCTGGATCAACGGGCGCCCGGCCAGCCTCGCGCAGATGTCGGCCCTGGCCGCGTTGATCGTGGAGATACACGGCCAGCACGAGCACCAGGCCCTGCTCTCGCGCCAGCATCAGATGGCCCTGCTGGACGCGTATGCCGGCAACGAGGAGCGTCTGGCTCGCGTGCGTGACACGGCCCGCGCCTGGCGCGACACCGTGGCACGCATCCGCACCTTGAGCGGCGGCGACGATCGGGATCGCCAGATCGAACTCCTTGCTCACGAACTGGAAGAACTGGATCGCTGGGCGCTCGCGCCAGCCGCCCTGGAAGAGCTGGAAACGCAGCACCGCCGCCTCGCCAATGCCGGCCGTCTCGCCGAGGGCGCCAACGGCGTGGTGGAAATGCTCGACGGCGAGAGCGAATTCGCCATCGGTCGTGCCCTGCTCCGAGCGCATGCCGAGCTGTCCCGGCTGGCCGAACTGGACGCCACACTGGCACCGACGCTCGAACTGCTGGACAGCGCCCAGATTCAGGTGGGCGAAGCCGTCGATGGACTGGGTCGGTACGCACAGGACGTCGAACTCGACCCCGAACGGCTGGCCGAAGTGGACACGCATCTCAGCCACCTGCACGAACTCTCGCGTCGCTATCGTCTGCCGATCGAGGAGTTGACGGCCAAGGCCGACGAACTCCGCGAGCGCCTTGCCGAACTGGAAGGCGCCGGCGATGCGCTGGATCGCCTCGGCAAGGAACGCGACCGCCTGCGCAAGGCATACGACGAGGCGGCGTCCGATTTGTCGGCCGCGCGCCGCGATGCCGCGGCACGGCTAGGCCAGGCAGTGGCCGGCCTGATGGGTGAGCTGGGCATGTCGGGCGGCCGGCTTGAGGTAACGCTCGAGCCCGCCGAAGGCGACGATCCTGATCCGCAGGGCCGCGAGCGCTGCGAACTGCTGGTCAGCGCCAACCCAGGCCAGCCGCCCCGCCCGCTGCGCAAGGTGGCCTCCGGCGGCGAGCTGGCACGCATCAGCCTCGCCATCGAGGTCGCCACGCTCGGCAACGACAACATCGGCTGCATGATCTTCGACGAAGTCGACACCGGCATCGGCGGCGCCGTGGCCGAAGTAGTCGGCCAGAAACTGCGGGCGCTCGGCGAACGCGTGCAGGTGATGTGCGTTACCCACCTGCCGCAGGTAGCGGCACAGGGACACGCGCATCTTCGCGTGGCGAAGGAAAGCGACGGCGAAGCCACGCGCACGCGCATCCACGCACTCGACGCGAACGGGCGACGCGACGAACTGAGCCGCATGCTCGGCGGCGTTGAAATCACGAAAGAGACGCGCGCCCACGCCAAGAAGATGCTCGACCGCGCGCAGGGGTAA